One region of Salvelinus namaycush isolate Seneca chromosome 3, SaNama_1.0, whole genome shotgun sequence genomic DNA includes:
- the LOC120044830 gene encoding heme oxygenase 2-like: MEDSVKAESAADGGGLVNAEKEPEDTLSPTDLSELLAAGTKEVHEKAENTQFVKDFLRGRIRKELFKLGDVALYYTYEAMEEEIERNKDHPDFSPLYFPELNRRDALSRDLDYFYGEDWRERISCSPATQRYVERIHQVGQEEPVLLVAHAYTRYMGDLSGGQVLKKVAQRALKLPSTGEGVYFYQFDGIHSAKAFKQLYRSRMNELELDMATKDRLVAEAVLAFQFNMEVFDELEEMGKDIQEEVMDAGMPVHGAHGTGGDINKCPYYAAQMAASGGSAYVGQLAMAVLRHPTGQVLFAAWVAALAGLAAWYFM, from the exons ATGGAGGACTCTGTGAAGGCGGAGAGTGCCGCCGATGGAGGAGGCCTGGTGAATGCAGAGAAAGAGCCAGAAGACACTCTCAG CCCCACAGACCTTTCTGAACTGCTGGCTGCAGGGACCAAAGAGGTTCACGAGAAGGCGGAGAACACCCAGTTTGTCAAGGACTTCCTCAGGGGGCGCATCCGCAAGGAGCTTTTCAAG ctGGGCGATGTGGCCCTCTACTACACCTACGAGGCCATGGAGGAGGAGATTGAGAGGAACAAGGATCATCCTGACTTCTCCCCGCTCTACTTCCCAGAGCTGAATAGACGTGACGCCCTGTCCCGCGACCTGGACTACTTCTATGGTGAGGACTGGCGGGAGCGGATCAGCTGCTCGCCAGCCACGCAACGCTACGTGGAACGCATCCACCAG GTGGGTCAGGAAGAGCCGGTCTTGCTGGTGGCCCATGCCTACACCCGTTACATGGGCGACCTGTCCGGGGGCCAGGTGCTGAAGAAGGTGGCCCAGCGGGCGCTGAAGCTGCCATCGACGGGCGAGGGCGTCTACTTCTACCAGTTTGACGGCATCCACAGCGCCAAGGCCTTCAAGCAGCTGTACCGGAGCCGGATGAATGAGCTGGAGCTGGACATGGCCACCAAGGACAGGCTGGTGGCGGAGGCCGTGCTGGCCTTTCAGTTCAACATGGAG GTATTTGATGAGCTAGAGGAGATGGGTAAGGATATCCAGGAGGAGGTCATGGACGCGGGCATGCCTGTTCACGGGGCCCATGGGACCGGAGGAGACATCAACAAATGCCCCTACTACGCCGCACAAATGG CGGCCAGTGGGGGCTCGGCGTACGTCGGTCAGCTGGCCATGGCCGTCCTCAGACACCCCACAGGCCAGGTCCTATTCGCCGCTTGGGTCGCCGCCCTCGCCGGATTGGCTGCGTGGTACTTCATGTGA